GGAAGAGAGGGGATTCCACCGCGATCTCTCCGCCGCGCGCCGCGGAGGCCAGGGCGTAGTGCAGCCGCTGGCCGTAGGAAGCTTCGTGGTCCACGAGGGTTCCCTCGCCGGCGTCGGCCTTCTTCCACGGTACGAAGCCTCCCGCCTCGGCTCCCACCGCCCGGTAGACGTGCACCGCCTCGACGCGCGGGTCCGGCGGGGGTTCCCAGTACAGCGCCACGCCGTCTTCGAGGGGTTCGACTCTCACCCCGCGCAGGACCGGCAGGGGCTCGCGGGCGGGAAACAGCACGCGCCGTCTCGAGGGCAGCGAGACCCCTCGCCGGTCCGCCACCCCCAGGGCCAGCACCACCGCCTCCCCCGGGCCCAGGCGGGACACCGGCACACGGCGCTCGAAGCGCAGGCGTTGATCTTCCGCCGGGAGATCCACGGCTTCGAGGTCGAAACGCCGGGCCAGGCGCAGGAACTCCCGGTCGCGGGACGGGGTGTCCCAGCCCATGGCCAGGCTCCGGTCGGGAGCGGAGAAGAAGAAAAGCACCGGCCTCAGGGGTGCCTTCAGACGTCGCCCGGTGAGACTCTCGCCCAGGATTTCCCCGGCAACCCAGAGCTGGTCTCCGCGCTGGACCCAGGCCACGTCCACGGGCATCCGGGGTATGCGCGGCAGGGGGGGGCGTGGCGGCCCGCGATGTCCGCAGCCGACGGCGATCAGTGCTACCGCCGCCGCGGCCAGGGCTCCTGCACCTCGCAGCAGGTTCCTCATCATGGTCAGAGGACGTAGCGGGCGAAGTCGTCCCTCCCGCCCAACCGCTCCATGGTGCGCCGGACTTCCTCGGCATCGACGCGCCAGCGGCCCGAACGCTGGTCGGGGGCGTCGAAGAGCGCCGGTTCGAGAATCCGTTCGAGCAACGTGGCCAGGCGGCGGGCACCGATGTCCTCGGTGTTGCGGTTGACCTCTTCGGCGGCGCGGGCGATTTCCCGCACGGCATCGT
This DNA window, taken from Acidobacteriota bacterium, encodes the following:
- a CDS encoding fibronectin type III domain-containing protein, with the protein product MMRNLLRGAGALAAAAVALIAVGCGHRGPPRPPLPRIPRMPVDVAWVQRGDQLWVAGEILGESLTGRRLKAPLRPVLFFFSAPDRSLAMGWDTPSRDREFLRLARRFDLEAVDLPAEDQRLRFERRVPVSRLGPGEAVVLALGVADRRGVSLPSRRRVLFPAREPLPVLRGVRVEPLEDGVALYWEPPPDPRVEAVHVYRAVGAEAGGFVPWKKADAGEGTLVDHEASYGQRLHYALASAARGGEIAVESPLFRPPALDYRDTFPPAAVRDVDAVSERGGVRVLWFPGGSKDEARARVERQAEGSEAWETLGTVAVPDTDFEDRGVEPGRRYRYRVIALDHSGNSAPPAGPTRYVTPRPTDKTP